From one Phocaeicola salanitronis DSM 18170 genomic stretch:
- a CDS encoding DUF3108 domain-containing protein — protein MMKKILLCLCLLTGSLAMKAQCGAVNNAIKPGESLSYELKFNWKFIWFNVGWARMDVNEAVYNGQPCLRTDLLSYTNKRFDRWFKMRDTLTCITSQQLEPLYFRKGAEEGKRYTVDEVNFSYRNGKCIVDQQRTLRGKTTQKHDEMDVCVYDMLSILLQARSYDPTDYKVGMKILFSMATGKKVEKQTLIYRGKENFTSENGTTYRCLVFSLVEYVDKKEKEVITFFVTDDLNHLPVRLDMYLNFGSAKAFLTDIKGNRHPLTSIVEKK, from the coding sequence ATGATGAAGAAAATCTTACTCTGCCTGTGCTTGCTGACAGGAAGCCTGGCGATGAAAGCCCAATGCGGTGCCGTGAACAATGCCATCAAGCCCGGAGAATCGTTGAGCTACGAATTGAAGTTCAACTGGAAATTCATCTGGTTTAACGTGGGATGGGCGCGGATGGATGTAAACGAAGCTGTCTACAACGGCCAGCCCTGCCTGCGCACCGACCTGCTCTCGTACACCAACAAGCGCTTCGACCGCTGGTTCAAGATGCGTGATACGCTGACCTGCATCACCAGCCAGCAGCTGGAGCCGCTCTACTTCCGCAAGGGAGCCGAAGAAGGCAAACGCTATACCGTAGACGAAGTGAACTTCAGCTACCGTAACGGGAAGTGCATCGTCGACCAGCAGCGCACTCTGAGGGGTAAAACTACTCAAAAGCACGATGAAATGGATGTCTGTGTCTACGACATGCTGAGCATCCTGCTGCAGGCACGCTCGTACGACCCCACCGACTATAAGGTAGGCATGAAAATCCTCTTTTCGATGGCTACGGGGAAAAAGGTCGAAAAGCAGACACTCATTTACCGGGGAAAGGAGAATTTTACTTCGGAGAACGGCACTACTTACCGCTGTCTGGTATTCTCGCTCGTGGAATATGTCGACAAGAAAGAAAAAGAAGTCATCACCTTCTTCGTCACCGACGACCTTAACCACTTGCCCGTTCGGCTCGACATGTACCTTAACTTCGGCTCTGCCAAGGCGTTCCTCACCGACATCAAGGGTAACCGCCATCCGCTTACTTCGATTGTAGAAAAGAAATGA
- a CDS encoding serine O-acetyltransferase: MITSDYTPILNKAVSELSESQSYDGLFHQYKDGEPLPSAASLRRIVELAREILFPGYFGNSTIHRRTLSYHIGVNVEELFRLLTEQIQAGLCFGIENALSDEMSDAPLCKASAKNIAAQFISRLPEIRRVLATDVEAAYYGDPAATCFGEIICCYPIIRALTNYRIAHELHTLNVPLIPRIITEMAHSETGIDIHPGAKIGSHFTIDHGTGVVIGATCIIGNNVKLYQGVTLGAKSFPLDEHGNPIKGIPRHPILEDDVIVYSNATILGRITIGRGATIGGNIWVTESVPAGARIVQRKG; the protein is encoded by the coding sequence ATGATAACATCTGACTACACACCTATCCTGAACAAAGCCGTAAGCGAGCTTTCCGAAAGCCAATCGTACGACGGGCTGTTCCATCAATACAAGGACGGCGAGCCGCTGCCCTCCGCCGCTTCGCTCCGGCGCATCGTAGAGCTGGCGCGCGAAATACTCTTTCCCGGTTATTTCGGCAATTCCACCATTCACCGGCGCACGCTGAGCTACCATATCGGCGTAAACGTAGAAGAACTATTCCGCCTGCTCACTGAGCAAATACAGGCGGGACTTTGCTTCGGTATCGAGAATGCCCTGTCGGACGAAATGTCCGACGCCCCCCTTTGCAAGGCAAGCGCCAAGAACATCGCCGCGCAGTTCATCAGCCGCCTGCCCGAAATTCGGCGCGTGCTGGCTACGGACGTGGAAGCCGCCTATTATGGCGACCCTGCCGCCACGTGCTTCGGCGAAATCATCTGCTGCTACCCCATCATCCGCGCCCTTACCAATTACCGCATCGCCCACGAGCTGCATACGCTGAACGTCCCGCTCATCCCCCGCATCATCACCGAAATGGCACACTCGGAAACGGGCATCGACATCCATCCCGGAGCCAAAATAGGAAGCCATTTCACCATCGACCACGGTACGGGCGTGGTAATCGGAGCCACGTGCATCATCGGTAACAATGTGAAACTCTATCAGGGCGTAACGCTGGGCGCAAAGAGCTTCCCCCTCGACGAACACGGGAACCCGATTAAAGGCATCCCCCGCCACCCCATTCTGGAAGACGACGTCATCGTCTATTCCAACGCCACGATTTTGGGACGCATCACGATAGGGCGCGGAGCTACCATCGGCGGCAACATCTGGGTGACGGAAAGCGTGCCTGCCGGAGCGCGTATCGTGCAGCGGAAAGGATGA
- a CDS encoding ATP-dependent 6-phosphofructokinase produces MRIGILTAGGDCPGINATIRGVCKTAINYYGMEVYGIHNGFRGLLDDEVTPLTETSLGGLLTMGGTVLGTSRVKPFRRGKASAPENTPAALMRTIQKHGLDCLVCIGGNGTQKTAAKLAETGINVVMIPKTIDNDVWGTDISFGFDSAVSIATEAIDRLHSTASSHQRVMVIEVMGHKAGWIALHSGMAGGGDIILLPELPFNIHNIGDVIIERLKKGKPYSIVVVAEGIPTLNGKKAAQYIAEEIEYETGFETRETVLGYIQRGGSPTAFDRTLATRMGGHATELIAQGKFGRMVSLQGDDIVSVPLADVAGKLKLVTPDNDLIVQGRRMGVCFG; encoded by the coding sequence ATGAGAATCGGGATATTGACGGCAGGAGGCGATTGCCCCGGCATCAACGCCACTATCAGAGGCGTTTGCAAGACAGCTATAAATTATTATGGAATGGAAGTGTACGGCATCCACAACGGTTTCCGCGGATTGCTCGATGACGAAGTGACTCCGCTTACCGAAACCTCATTGGGCGGGCTGCTCACAATGGGAGGGACTGTTCTGGGCACTTCGCGGGTAAAGCCTTTCCGGCGCGGGAAAGCATCAGCCCCGGAAAACACACCGGCGGCATTGATGCGCACCATTCAGAAGCACGGGCTGGACTGCCTGGTATGCATCGGAGGGAACGGCACGCAGAAAACTGCGGCAAAGCTGGCAGAAACCGGCATAAACGTGGTCATGATACCCAAGACAATCGATAACGACGTGTGGGGCACCGACATTTCGTTCGGCTTCGATTCGGCGGTAAGCATTGCCACCGAGGCTATCGACCGCCTGCATTCCACGGCAAGCTCGCACCAACGCGTGATGGTCATCGAAGTGATGGGGCATAAAGCGGGCTGGATTGCCTTGCACTCAGGCATGGCAGGCGGAGGCGACATCATCCTGCTTCCCGAGCTTCCTTTCAATATCCACAACATAGGGGATGTCATCATCGAACGGCTGAAAAAAGGCAAGCCCTACTCGATTGTAGTGGTAGCCGAAGGCATCCCCACCCTGAACGGGAAAAAAGCCGCCCAATACATCGCCGAGGAAATCGAATACGAAACCGGCTTCGAGACCCGCGAGACGGTATTGGGATACATCCAGCGCGGAGGAAGCCCCACGGCTTTCGACCGTACCCTTGCCACACGCATGGGAGGGCACGCTACAGAGCTGATAGCCCAAGGCAAATTCGGAAGAATGGTCTCCCTGCAAGGCGACGATATTGTTTCCGTCCCGCTGGCAGACGTGGCAGGCAAGCTGAAGCTGGTCACCCCCGACAACGATTTGATTGTGCAAGGACGCCGCATGGGAGTATGCTTCGGATAA
- the metG gene encoding methionine--tRNA ligase encodes MEKKFKRTTVTSALPYANGPVHIGHLAGVYVPADIYVRYLRLKKEEVLFIGGSDEHGVPITIRAKKEGCTPQDIVDRYHTLIRDSFKEFGISFDVYGRTTSKVHHDTASAFFRTLYDKGEFVEKTSMQYYDEEAKTFLADRYITGECPRCHAEGAYGDQCEKCGSTLSPTELINPKSAISGSQPVMKETKHWYLPLNKHEAWLRQWILEDHKEWRPNVYGQCKSWLDMGLQPRAVSRDLDWGIPVPVEGAEGKVLYVWFDAPIGYISNTKELLPDSWEKWWKDPETRLVHFIGKDNIVFHCIVFPAMLKAEGSYILPDNVPANEFLNLEGDKISTSRNWAVWLHEYLQDFPGKQDVLRYVLTANAPETKDNDFTWKDFQARNNNELVAVYGNFVNRALVLTHKYFEGKVPACGELNDYDRATLQEFADVKAQVEKLLDVFKFRDAQKEAMNLARIGNKYLADTEPWKLAKTDMDRVATILNIALQLVANLSIAFEPFLPFSSEKLRKMLNMETFSWEQLGRTDLLEAGHALNKAELLFEKIEDDVIQAQVDKLLATKKANEAAAYKANPVKPTVSIEDFDKLDIRVGTVLECENVPKMKKLLKFKIADGLENRTIVSGIAQHYKPEELVGKQVLFIANLAPRQFKNGLVSEGMILSAENFDGSLAVTSVLREVKPGSEVK; translated from the coding sequence ATGGAAAAGAAATTCAAACGGACTACTGTCACCTCGGCATTGCCTTACGCCAACGGACCGGTCCACATCGGACACCTGGCGGGCGTATATGTGCCTGCCGACATCTACGTGCGCTACCTGCGCCTGAAGAAAGAAGAGGTATTATTTATCGGAGGCTCGGACGAGCACGGCGTGCCCATCACCATCCGCGCCAAGAAGGAAGGATGCACGCCGCAGGACATCGTGGACCGCTATCACACGCTCATCCGCGACTCGTTCAAGGAGTTCGGCATCTCGTTCGATGTGTACGGACGTACCACTTCGAAAGTGCACCACGACACGGCATCGGCATTCTTCCGTACCCTTTACGACAAAGGCGAGTTCGTAGAAAAGACCTCAATGCAATACTACGACGAGGAAGCAAAGACCTTCCTTGCCGACCGCTACATCACGGGCGAATGTCCGCGTTGCCACGCCGAGGGCGCTTACGGCGACCAGTGCGAGAAGTGCGGTTCCACGCTCTCGCCTACCGAACTTATCAACCCGAAGAGTGCCATCAGCGGAAGCCAGCCGGTAATGAAGGAAACCAAGCACTGGTACCTGCCGCTCAACAAGCACGAGGCATGGCTGCGCCAGTGGATTCTGGAAGACCACAAGGAATGGCGCCCCAACGTGTACGGCCAGTGCAAGTCGTGGCTCGACATGGGACTTCAGCCGCGTGCCGTAAGCCGTGACCTTGACTGGGGTATCCCCGTTCCGGTAGAGGGAGCCGAAGGAAAGGTGCTCTACGTATGGTTTGACGCACCTATCGGCTACATCTCGAACACTAAGGAATTGCTGCCCGACTCATGGGAGAAATGGTGGAAAGACCCCGAAACACGCCTCGTACACTTTATCGGAAAGGACAACATCGTGTTCCACTGCATCGTGTTCCCCGCCATGCTGAAGGCGGAAGGCAGCTACATCCTGCCCGACAACGTGCCGGCAAACGAGTTCCTGAATCTGGAAGGCGACAAGATATCCACCTCACGCAACTGGGCGGTATGGCTCCACGAATACCTGCAGGACTTCCCCGGCAAACAGGACGTATTGCGCTACGTACTCACCGCCAACGCTCCGGAAACAAAGGACAATGACTTTACATGGAAGGACTTCCAGGCACGTAATAATAATGAACTGGTAGCCGTATACGGAAACTTCGTGAACCGTGCCCTCGTGCTGACCCACAAATATTTTGAAGGCAAGGTTCCTGCCTGCGGAGAACTGAACGATTACGACCGGGCAACCCTGCAGGAATTTGCAGACGTAAAAGCCCAGGTAGAAAAACTGCTTGACGTATTCAAGTTCCGCGATGCACAGAAGGAGGCAATGAACCTTGCCCGCATCGGCAACAAATACCTTGCCGACACCGAACCGTGGAAGCTGGCAAAGACGGATATGGACCGTGTGGCAACCATCCTCAACATCGCCCTGCAACTGGTAGCAAACCTTTCTATCGCCTTCGAACCGTTCTTGCCTTTCAGCTCCGAAAAGCTCCGCAAGATGCTGAACATGGAAACCTTCAGCTGGGAACAACTGGGACGCACCGACCTGCTGGAAGCCGGACACGCCCTGAACAAGGCGGAACTGCTCTTCGAAAAGATAGAAGACGATGTCATCCAGGCACAAGTGGACAAGCTGCTTGCCACCAAGAAGGCGAACGAAGCTGCCGCCTACAAGGCAAACCCCGTGAAGCCGACCGTTAGCATCGAGGACTTCGACAAGCTGGACATCCGCGTAGGCACAGTGCTGGAATGCGAGAACGTGCCTAAGATGAAAAAACTCTTGAAATTCAAGATAGCCGACGGGCTGGAAAACCGCACCATCGTGAGCGGCATCGCCCAGCACTACAAACCCGAAGAATTGGTAGGCAAGCAGGTATTGTTCATCGCCAACCTCGCCCCGCGCCAGTTCAAGAACGGCTTAGTGAGCGAAGGCATGATATTGAGTGCCGAAAACTTCGACGGCTCGCTGGCGGTCACTTCCGTCTTGCGCGAAGTGAAGCCGGGTAGCGAAGTGAAGTAA
- a CDS encoding DUF1593 domain-containing protein, with product MKTRTLLIGILLTAGCGANISAQQPVPEKPRILISTDIGGTDPDDNQSVAHFLMYSNRFETEGLVSSPSYGNGSKEELFRMIDLYEKDLPRLQAHEDGFPTPDALRAVCKQGSQGAAPFCGYGEPTEGSEWIVSCARRESSRPLWILVWGGLDDVAQALHDAPDIKKNIRVYWIGGPNKKWSVDSYHYIIANFPDLWFIENNTSYRGFTADKKKQDACNALFYDTYVRGAGKLGADFIDYYEGLPKLGDTPSLLYMMDGDPDDPYRESWGGSFCKTSHTPRTVFRRTATAKDTVQICSIIEFYVKGPVLPIASDSACITLTVRNQKWAGRYLGNGEYMVRHSTYYTGTLPYTITSDIPGFPEQNGFFTVANRWDKQTADTDYRVGENWYTDNYDPALMERNCAGALTTSKWRNAVIEDWGKRWGWLK from the coding sequence ATGAAAACACGTACTTTACTCATTGGCATCCTGCTTACGGCTGGATGCGGCGCGAACATTTCCGCGCAACAGCCTGTACCCGAAAAGCCGCGTATCCTTATCAGTACCGATATCGGAGGCACAGACCCCGATGATAACCAGTCGGTAGCCCATTTCCTGATGTACAGCAACCGTTTCGAAACCGAGGGACTGGTTTCGTCTCCCTCTTATGGAAACGGAAGCAAGGAAGAGCTTTTCCGCATGATAGACCTCTACGAAAAAGACCTGCCCCGCCTGCAAGCCCATGAAGACGGATTTCCCACTCCCGATGCGCTGCGTGCGGTATGCAAGCAGGGAAGCCAAGGAGCCGCGCCTTTTTGCGGATACGGCGAACCCACCGAAGGCTCGGAGTGGATAGTAAGCTGTGCGCGGCGCGAAAGCAGCCGCCCGCTTTGGATATTGGTATGGGGCGGATTGGATGATGTGGCGCAAGCCTTGCACGATGCGCCGGATATCAAGAAAAATATCCGTGTCTATTGGATAGGTGGGCCGAACAAGAAATGGAGCGTAGACAGCTACCATTATATTATAGCCAATTTCCCGGATCTGTGGTTCATCGAAAACAACACGTCTTACCGCGGATTCACCGCCGACAAGAAGAAACAGGATGCCTGCAACGCATTGTTCTACGATACTTACGTGCGTGGAGCGGGAAAGCTGGGAGCCGATTTCATAGATTATTACGAAGGGCTTCCCAAGCTGGGCGATACTCCCTCGCTGCTTTACATGATGGACGGCGACCCGGATGACCCTTACCGCGAATCGTGGGGAGGAAGTTTCTGTAAGACAAGCCACACGCCCCGTACCGTCTTCCGGCGTACTGCCACTGCAAAAGACACGGTACAGATTTGCTCGATTATTGAATTTTACGTAAAAGGTCCCGTACTTCCCATTGCATCAGATTCGGCATGCATCACGCTTACGGTCCGCAACCAGAAGTGGGCTGGACGTTATTTGGGCAATGGCGAATACATGGTGCGCCACTCTACCTACTATACAGGCACTTTGCCTTACACAATTACCTCGGATATCCCCGGTTTCCCCGAACAGAACGGTTTCTTTACCGTAGCCAACCGTTGGGACAAGCAGACGGCGGATACCGATTACCGGGTGGGCGAGAACTGGTACACCGATAATTACGACCCTGCACTGATGGAACGGAACTGTGCCGGCGCGCTCACCACCTCGAAATGGCGCAATGCCGTGATTGAAGATTGGGGAAAACGCTGGGGCTGGCTGAAATAA
- a CDS encoding energy transducer TonB produces MKPIIGLVLLALAACGGQQKTESPLAAETDTVQVKEPDKEPITLERETEKPVYDMIEGDTVYRYADSGPEFSIPKPYGSEYSTGLEHYIQEAVKDIHIGEGISVVSFVVNKMGLPCHVILARSAKVFAPDARSYRQMDSIACEVVRNLPYFIPASLNGEAVNYLIGVAVRFK; encoded by the coding sequence ATGAAACCGATAATAGGTTTAGTGCTGCTTGCCTTGGCGGCTTGCGGAGGACAGCAGAAGACCGAAAGTCCGCTTGCGGCTGAAACCGATACGGTACAGGTAAAGGAACCGGACAAAGAACCGATAACCTTGGAGCGTGAGACCGAAAAGCCGGTTTATGACATGATAGAAGGAGATACGGTCTACAGATATGCGGACAGCGGGCCGGAGTTTTCCATTCCTAAGCCTTACGGCTCGGAATATAGCACGGGCTTGGAACACTACATACAAGAAGCCGTGAAGGACATCCACATCGGCGAAGGCATCTCTGTGGTTTCTTTTGTGGTCAATAAAATGGGATTGCCTTGTCACGTCATCCTCGCAAGGTCGGCAAAGGTATTTGCGCCTGATGCCCGTTCATACCGCCAAATGGATTCCATTGCTTGCGAGGTGGTCCGCAACCTGCCTTACTTCATCCCCGCCAGCCTTAACGGGGAGGCGGTCAACTATCTGATAGGAGTAGCGGTAAGGTTTAAATAA
- a CDS encoding GH3 auxin-responsive promoter family protein, producing MVSTKLIEKLFVSRQKEIDTYTTQAEAIQEKVFRKLTAQASDTEWGKKYDFAHIRSYADFQRVPIQQYDDIKGYVDRMRHGEKDVLWPGRVIWYAKSSGTTSDKSKFIPVSKDGLKHIHYRGGTDAVALYLRSNPESRFFSGKGLILGGSHSPNYNVKDSLVGDLSAILIQNINPLVNLIRVPGKEIALLSEFEEKVERIAETTVHENVTNLSGVPSWMLAVIKRILEKTGAKHLNEVWPNLEVFFHGGVCFTPYREQYKQLIPSDKMHYMETYNASEGFFGLQSDLADPAMLLMIDYDVFYEFIPLEEIDNPNPAIVPLTGIETGRNYAMVISTSCGLWRYIIGDTVKFTQKDPYKFVITGRTKHFINAFGEELMVDNAEKGLAKACAETGAQVLEYSAAPVFMDANAKCRHQWLVEFSVMPDSVEKFRHVLDRALQEVNSDYEAKRHKDITLQELELIVARPNLFHDWMKQKGKLGGQHKVPRLSNNRDYIEEMLKLNKPTHTA from the coding sequence ATGGTTTCAACAAAGTTAATCGAAAAGCTATTCGTTTCCCGTCAAAAGGAAATAGACACATACACTACACAGGCGGAAGCTATCCAGGAAAAGGTGTTCCGGAAACTTACCGCACAGGCTTCGGATACGGAATGGGGCAAGAAATACGATTTTGCGCATATCCGTTCATACGCTGATTTCCAGCGTGTGCCTATCCAGCAATACGATGACATCAAGGGCTACGTGGACCGTATGCGCCATGGAGAAAAAGACGTGCTTTGGCCCGGGCGGGTTATCTGGTATGCCAAGTCGTCGGGGACTACAAGCGATAAAAGCAAGTTCATTCCCGTAAGCAAAGACGGACTGAAGCACATTCATTACCGGGGTGGAACCGATGCCGTGGCGCTTTACTTGCGCTCGAACCCTGAAAGCCGTTTTTTCTCGGGCAAAGGATTGATATTGGGCGGAAGCCATAGCCCGAATTATAATGTAAAGGACAGCCTGGTGGGAGACCTTTCCGCCATTTTGATACAGAACATCAATCCGCTGGTGAACCTTATCCGCGTGCCGGGCAAGGAGATTGCCTTGCTGAGCGAATTTGAAGAGAAGGTAGAGCGGATTGCCGAGACTACGGTACACGAAAACGTGACCAACCTCTCGGGAGTGCCTTCATGGATGCTGGCGGTCATCAAGCGCATCTTGGAAAAGACCGGCGCGAAGCACCTGAACGAGGTATGGCCCAATCTGGAAGTCTTTTTCCACGGAGGGGTATGTTTTACGCCCTACCGCGAGCAATACAAGCAGCTCATCCCGTCCGACAAGATGCACTACATGGAGACCTACAATGCCAGCGAAGGATTCTTCGGCTTGCAGAGCGACCTTGCCGACCCGGCGATGCTTCTGATGATAGATTACGATGTATTCTACGAGTTCATCCCGCTGGAGGAAATTGATAACCCGAATCCCGCTATCGTGCCTTTGACGGGTATCGAGACGGGGCGGAACTATGCGATGGTCATCAGCACCTCGTGCGGATTGTGGCGGTATATCATCGGCGATACGGTGAAGTTTACCCAAAAAGACCCGTATAAGTTTGTCATTACGGGCCGCACCAAGCATTTCATCAACGCTTTCGGTGAGGAGCTGATGGTGGACAATGCCGAAAAAGGGCTTGCCAAGGCTTGTGCCGAGACCGGAGCGCAAGTATTGGAATATTCGGCGGCTCCCGTCTTTATGGATGCCAATGCCAAATGCCGCCACCAATGGCTCGTCGAGTTCAGCGTCATGCCTGACTCGGTGGAGAAATTCCGCCACGTGTTAGACCGTGCCCTGCAGGAAGTGAACTCAGATTACGAGGCGAAACGCCATAAAGACATTACGCTTCAGGAATTGGAGCTGATTGTGGCACGCCCCAACCTTTTCCACGACTGGATGAAGCAAAAAGGCAAGCTGGGAGGCCAGCATAAAGTGCCTCGCCTGAGCAATAACCGAGACTATATAGAAGAAATGTTGAAACTGAATAAGCCTACGCATACCGCATGA
- a CDS encoding Ig-like domain-containing protein, with translation MKPIPKYIALLLFIIGFYACAGTGWSPDGGPYDEEPPKFVRATPVPNAVNNTRKNVSIEFDEYINLENASEKVIISPPQREQPEVKTSGKRVVVKFIDSLMANTTYTIDFGDAIVDNNESNPLGQFSYAFSTGPEIDTMAVSGTVLNAENLEPIKGIQVGLHKNLNDTAFTKLPFDRISRTDSRGQFTIRGVAPGKYRIYALQDGNQNYMYDSKTETVAWSDSLIVPDMTPAVRFDTVWNEIDTTHIDTIFEVHYTRFLPDNIMLRAFKEESTMQYLAKSERPETKKFNLYFSAKADTLPTLRGLDFDEKQLIVEANLRNDSITYWVKDTTLCERDTLTIELKYLETDTLGQLVPTTDTLRMVNKIPRERRLAMKKEADEKAEKERKKKEKKGDTLAVQTPFLTINVDAPSELDINRNIVLSFEEPVEHIDTSAIHMQTMIDSVWQDTPFIFQADTIAPRRYIVLANWQPGQEYQLTIDSLGFKGIYGLYTDKVENKLKVKTVDQYGTLFLNITGAGPHAIVQLLNSSDAVVRQQPVKENNTCDFYFLQPGTKYYLRLFNDTNRNGKWDTGNYEEKRQAEEVFYFPKTWEMKANFEFEENWNLYAIPLDRQKPDEIKKQKPDETKKIKDRNKERAKKLGRT, from the coding sequence ATGAAACCCATACCCAAGTACATAGCCCTGCTGCTGTTCATTATCGGATTTTACGCGTGTGCCGGTACGGGCTGGTCGCCCGACGGAGGCCCTTACGATGAAGAGCCTCCCAAGTTTGTTCGTGCCACGCCGGTTCCGAATGCCGTCAATAACACGCGCAAGAACGTATCCATTGAGTTCGACGAATACATCAACCTGGAGAACGCTTCGGAAAAAGTCATCATCTCGCCTCCTCAGCGCGAGCAGCCCGAAGTAAAGACCAGCGGCAAGCGGGTCGTGGTGAAGTTTATCGATTCGCTGATGGCAAACACCACTTACACCATCGACTTCGGCGATGCCATCGTTGACAACAACGAAAGCAATCCGTTGGGGCAGTTCTCGTATGCCTTCTCTACCGGTCCCGAGATAGATACCATGGCGGTGTCGGGCACCGTGCTTAATGCTGAAAACCTGGAACCGATAAAAGGCATTCAGGTAGGACTGCACAAGAACCTGAACGATACGGCGTTCACCAAGCTTCCTTTCGACCGCATCTCGCGTACCGATAGCCGCGGGCAATTCACCATCCGGGGCGTGGCTCCGGGCAAATACCGTATTTATGCGCTGCAAGACGGGAACCAGAATTATATGTACGACTCGAAGACCGAGACGGTGGCATGGTCTGATTCGCTTATCGTGCCCGACATGACGCCTGCCGTACGCTTTGATACGGTATGGAACGAAATCGACACCACCCACATCGATACCATTTTCGAAGTGCATTACACCCGCTTCCTGCCCGATAACATCATGCTTCGCGCTTTCAAGGAAGAAAGCACCATGCAATACCTGGCGAAGAGCGAGCGTCCGGAGACCAAGAAATTCAACCTTTATTTCAGTGCGAAGGCAGACACCCTGCCCACGCTGAGAGGGCTGGACTTCGATGAGAAACAGCTCATCGTGGAAGCCAATCTGCGCAACGACAGCATCACCTATTGGGTGAAAGACACTACGTTATGCGAACGCGACACACTGACCATCGAACTGAAGTATCTGGAAACCGACACGCTGGGACAGCTGGTGCCTACGACCGACACGCTGCGCATGGTGAACAAGATTCCGCGCGAACGGCGCCTTGCCATGAAGAAAGAGGCGGATGAGAAGGCGGAGAAAGAACGCAAGAAGAAAGAGAAAAAAGGCGATACCCTTGCGGTGCAGACCCCGTTCCTGACGATAAACGTGGATGCGCCTTCCGAACTGGACATCAACCGCAACATCGTATTGAGTTTCGAAGAACCGGTAGAGCACATCGATACGTCGGCGATTCACATGCAGACAATGATAGACTCGGTATGGCAGGACACGCCGTTCATTTTCCAGGCCGATACCATTGCCCCGCGCCGCTACATTGTCCTTGCCAACTGGCAGCCCGGACAGGAATACCAGCTTACGATAGATTCGCTCGGATTCAAAGGCATCTACGGACTGTATACCGACAAGGTAGAGAATAAATTGAAGGTAAAGACCGTAGACCAGTACGGCACCCTTTTCCTCAACATCACGGGAGCCGGACCGCATGCCATCGTGCAGCTTTTGAACAGCAGTGATGCCGTGGTGCGCCAGCAGCCCGTAAAGGAGAACAATACCTGCGACTTTTATTTCCTCCAGCCCGGCACGAAGTACTATCTCCGCCTGTTCAACGATACGAACCGCAACGGCAAGTGGGATACCGGAAACTATGAGGAGAAACGCCAGGCGGAAGAAGTATTCTATTTCCCCAAGACCTGGGAAATGAAAGCGAATTTCGAATTCGAGGAAAACTGGAACCTTTACGCCATACCGCTCGACCGCCAGAAACCGGACGAGATAAAGAAACAGAAGCCTGACGAAACCAAGAAGATTAAAGACAGGAACAAGGAAAGAGCTAAAAAATTAGGACGAACATGA